The following proteins are co-located in the Silene latifolia isolate original U9 population chromosome 1, ASM4854445v1, whole genome shotgun sequence genome:
- the LOC141641947 gene encoding uncharacterized protein LOC141641947 has translation MTILASCEFFLLVSRWFSHSSGLILLNPFTRLYREIPDIVQDETILSGIPKYELSFDEAHDDLKVFRLVGCFYGGRSNGWKITIFSLRTNVWTLLETKPMMNPSYHTTYKYLCVNKNLLYLLFCYYAVPWYMRIGCFDIRAERWINDIPLPPNLDISHLSVFDGSLCALGSDGKERTFGTRGPRVTKEYTWSVWVMKDYSWVKLMTILTTRVRDRYYSPIAYRKGSRHEILCRQLLSAELFWYNLRDKEITKADFKGFPEDGSKYSINLLDHICKESLMSFPTTLPSGISDDVQTDA, from the coding sequence ATGACTATCCTCGCCTCTTGCGAATTCTTCCTCTTGGTAAGCCGCTGGTTCTCCCACTCCTCTGGCCTCATCTTGCTTAACCCTTTTACACGTCTCTACCGTGAAATCCCCGACATTGTGCAAGACGAGACAATACTGTCTGGCATTCCAAAGTACGAACTGTCTTTTGACGAGGCTCACGATGATCTCAAAGTCTTTAGGTTAGTTGGTTGTTTTTATGGTGGCCGTTCTAATGGCTGGAAAATTACGATTTTCAGTTTAAGGACCAATGTATGGACATTACTTGAGACTAAACCAATGATGAATCCGTCGTATCATACGACGTATAAATATCTCTGTGTAAACAAAAATTTACTCTATTTACTTTTTTGCTATTACGCTGTTCCCTGGTACATGAGAATCGGCTGTTTCGACATTCGGGCTGAACGCTGGATTAATGATATTCCTTTGCCTCCTAATCTGGATATTTCCCACCTTAGCGTATTTGATGGGTCCCTATGTGCTTTAGGGAGTGACGGCAAGGAACGGACTTTTGGTACTAGGGGTCCGAGGGTTACGAAAGAATATACTTGGAGTGTATGGGTTATGAAAGATTATTCTTGGGTCAAGTTGATGACTATCCTTACTACCCGTGTAAGGGACCGTTATTACAGTCCTATTGCGTACCGCAAAGGATCACGACACGAGATATTATGTAGACAGCTTTTAAGCGCAGAACTGTTTTGGTACAACCTTAGAGATAAAGAAATTACCAAAGCCGATTTCAAAGGATTTCCTGAAGATGGGAGTAAATATAGTATAAACCTTTTAGATCATATTTGCAAAGAAAGCCTAATGAGTTTTCCAACAACGTTGCCCAGTGGAATTAGTGATGATGTACAAACAGATGCCTGA
- the LOC141641956 gene encoding uncharacterized protein LOC141641956, which translates to MIRRNSMPLNYYLLIHRTSTINFSNQFYGPFTCVLCDSQETESPEHLFRDCSFANRVSAGSLLGIRAQSGDNLSLRSWVCNWLSVLFKADNKHEACLSFLCTFLTIWVVRCKKIFDSTECSPIGAILLYQDSLNLALSAEDGKPGSIAYQTPMEEDLTNLRNGVPFPLIQSSVSCSRSHIYVDAAWSKEFAAGFGGCILVDNDIVSEFCIKGMAENAEQAEALAIREALKWALSRNILHINIFSDCLQVLAQVLRFSQLKHWTRNTIDDITDLAANFHCITFAYVPRICNKAAHRIAKRAIKICRFR; encoded by the exons atGATAAGAAGAAACTCGATGCCATTGAACTATTATTTGTTGATTCACAG AACTTCTACCATTAATTTCTCTAATCAATTCTATGGTCCTTTTACTTGCGTGCTTTGTGATTCACAAGAAACGGAATCACCGGAACACCTGTTCCGGGACTGTTCATTTGCTAACAGAGTTTCGGCTGGAAGTCTCCTGGGGATTAGGGCACAATCAGGGGATAATTTGAGTCTCCGGTCTTGGGTTTGCAATTGGCTCTCTGTTCTTTTTAAGGCTGATAATAAGCATGAGGCTTGTCTCTCCTTTTTGTGTACCTTTTTGACTATTTGGGTGGTAAGGTGCAAAAAGATTTTTGATAGCACCGAGTGCTCCCCTATTGGTGCTATCCTTCTTTATCAAGACTCCCTTAACTTAGCTCTTTCTGCTGAAGATGGGAAACCGGGGTCCATAGCTTACCAAACACCGATGGAGGAGGACTTGACTAATCTTAGGAATGGAGTACCCTTTCCTCTAATTCAGAGTTCTGTGAGTTGCTCTCGGTCTCATATTTATGTGGATGCGGCGTGGTCTAAGGAGTTTGCTGCTGGGTTTGGCGGATGCATCCTTGTTGATAATGATATTGTTTCTGAATTCTGTATCAAAGGAATGGCGGAGAATGCTGAACAAGCGGAAGCTTTGGCAATTAGGGAAGCCTTAAAGTGGGCGCTCTCGCGCAACATCCTCCATATAAACATTTTCTCTGATTGTCTACAGGTTCTTGCCCAAGTCCTACGGTTCTCTCAACTCAAACATTGGACAAGGAACACTATTGACGATATAACCGATCTAGCGGCAAACTTTCATTGTATTACTTTTGCTTATGTTCCTAGAATTTGTAATAAAGCCGCTCATAGGATAGCTAAGCGTGCTATTAAAATATGTAGGTTTCGTTAA